The proteins below are encoded in one region of Candidatus Saccharimonadales bacterium:
- the topA gene encoding type I DNA topoisomerase, with protein MSKNIVIVESPAKAKTIEKFLGPDFSVTSSYGHIRDLPKKSTGIDIENDFAPTYEISPDKKKRVSELKKQVKAAETVWLATDEDREGEAIAWHLWQALDLDKKEVKRIAFHEITKTAVQEAIKNPRTVDQNLVDAQQARRVLDRLVGYEVSPVLWRKVRPGLSAGRVQSVAVRLIVEREREIENYTPEHNFKINAHFNIQTGGEIVAELPKALDTYDAANQFMKAAVDATFSVDEVETKPSTRNPAAPFTTSSLQQTAARKLGFSVRQTMTLAQRLYEAGHITYMRTDSVALASSATAQAAKLIEQTYGKDYHQPRTFKAKAGAQEAHEAIRPTDFKREEAGGDAQQQKLYALIRARTIASQMAPAQLEKTSIHIKSSNHTERLIAKGEVVQFAGFLKVYQDSKVADTLLPRVEPSDVLELTTLEARETIKRGPTRYNEAALVRTLEEMGIGRPSTYAPTISTIQTRGYVEKGDVEGTEQTIKIITLIDNKPIETEETVLYGRDTNKLLPTQIALLVNDFLTKNFASIVDYDFTKEVEEEFDRIADGKERWNAMIADFYGPFHKSIEAAEDLSREEASGAREVGIDPKTKKPIIARMGRYGPMLQLGHAEDEEEKPKFAPIPPGRKLHEITLDEALELFALPRTVGKTEDGEEITTNFGRFGPYVKVGSTYAAIGDAGDPFSIDEATARRLIAEKLEKARKTEIATFNGIRVLDGRYGPYVTDGKKNARVPKEMKPEEITEEQAKELLAKAPARKKRRRRPARS; from the coding sequence ATGAGCAAAAACATCGTCATCGTCGAGTCGCCAGCTAAGGCCAAAACCATCGAGAAATTCCTCGGTCCCGATTTCAGCGTCACCTCTAGCTACGGCCACATCCGCGACCTACCGAAGAAAAGCACCGGCATCGACATCGAGAACGACTTTGCTCCAACCTACGAGATTAGTCCAGATAAGAAAAAACGTGTGAGCGAACTGAAGAAACAGGTTAAAGCTGCCGAAACTGTCTGGCTCGCCACCGATGAAGATCGAGAAGGAGAGGCCATCGCCTGGCACTTATGGCAGGCACTAGACCTAGACAAAAAAGAGGTTAAACGCATCGCCTTTCACGAGATCACTAAAACGGCAGTACAGGAAGCGATCAAGAACCCCCGCACTGTCGATCAGAACCTAGTAGATGCACAGCAAGCCCGCCGGGTACTCGACCGTCTAGTCGGCTACGAGGTCTCTCCAGTACTATGGCGTAAAGTCCGACCAGGTTTAAGCGCCGGCCGTGTCCAGTCCGTAGCCGTACGTCTAATCGTCGAACGTGAACGTGAGATCGAAAACTACACACCGGAACACAATTTTAAGATCAACGCCCACTTTAATATCCAAACTGGGGGGGAGATCGTCGCCGAACTACCAAAAGCACTCGACACCTATGATGCGGCAAATCAGTTCATGAAAGCGGCCGTTGACGCCACCTTTAGCGTCGACGAGGTCGAAACCAAGCCTTCAACCCGTAATCCAGCAGCCCCGTTTACTACGTCTAGCCTGCAGCAAACGGCCGCCCGCAAACTCGGCTTTAGCGTGCGCCAAACTATGACCCTAGCTCAACGACTGTACGAAGCAGGACATATCACCTACATGCGTACCGATAGTGTAGCTCTGGCTAGCAGCGCTACAGCCCAGGCCGCAAAACTAATCGAGCAGACTTACGGTAAAGATTATCACCAGCCACGAACCTTCAAAGCTAAGGCCGGCGCCCAGGAAGCACACGAAGCTATCCGTCCCACTGACTTCAAACGCGAGGAAGCTGGGGGTGACGCCCAGCAGCAGAAGCTATATGCTCTGATCCGGGCTCGCACCATAGCTAGTCAGATGGCCCCGGCCCAACTAGAGAAGACAAGCATACATATTAAGAGCTCAAACCACACCGAACGTCTCATAGCTAAAGGTGAGGTGGTGCAGTTTGCCGGTTTCTTAAAGGTCTACCAAGACAGCAAGGTAGCCGACACTCTTTTACCCCGCGTCGAACCCAGCGATGTACTCGAGCTAACTACACTTGAAGCTCGTGAAACCATCAAACGCGGACCGACCCGATACAATGAGGCAGCCCTCGTCCGTACCTTAGAGGAGATGGGTATCGGCCGACCATCGACCTACGCCCCGACAATCTCAACGATCCAGACGCGCGGTTACGTAGAGAAGGGCGATGTAGAGGGAACAGAGCAAACTATCAAGATAATCACTCTCATTGACAACAAACCGATAGAAACAGAAGAAACCGTGCTCTATGGCCGTGACACTAATAAGCTCTTGCCAACCCAAATCGCGCTGCTAGTAAACGATTTCTTAACTAAAAACTTTGCTAGCATCGTCGACTATGACTTCACTAAGGAAGTAGAAGAAGAGTTCGACCGTATCGCTGATGGCAAAGAGCGCTGGAACGCTATGATCGCTGATTTCTATGGCCCGTTTCATAAAAGTATCGAGGCCGCCGAAGACCTCAGTCGGGAAGAGGCGAGTGGGGCGCGTGAGGTCGGCATCGACCCGAAAACCAAGAAACCAATTATCGCCCGCATGGGTCGCTACGGTCCGATGCTACAGCTCGGTCATGCAGAAGACGAAGAGGAGAAGCCCAAGTTCGCACCCATCCCACCAGGTAGGAAGCTGCATGAGATTACTCTAGATGAGGCGCTGGAGCTGTTTGCTCTACCCCGCACGGTAGGAAAGACCGAAGACGGAGAAGAAATCACTACCAACTTCGGCCGGTTTGGCCCCTATGTCAAGGTCGGCTCGACCTACGCTGCTATCGGCGATGCCGGTGACCCATTTAGTATCGATGAGGCTACGGCTAGACGGCTAATCGCCGAGAAGCTAGAGAAGGCTCGCAAGACCGAAATCGCAACTTTCAACGGTATCCGGGTGCTTGATGGCCGTTATGGTCCATACGTAACAGACGGGAAGAAGAACGCTCGCGTACCAAAAGAGATGAAACCGGAAGAGATAACTGAGGAACAGGCTAAAGAGCTCTTAGCCAAAGCTCCGGCTCGTAAAAAGCGCCGCCGCCGTCCGGCGCGCTCCTAG
- a CDS encoding sigma factor-like helix-turn-helix DNA-binding protein, with protein sequence METTATPALNIQQIAANILDTIDKEREREIITRRFGLHGRKETLEEIGNLLGITRERVRQIEKQALDKLQQIEHPYRETLEQHFTAALEALGRIAPLHEVSAHSGTEDHAHVNFLAHLIPEVAVIPENDHFYHSLALSSHHDVKSVKQLHDELIKTVKQHKQPLSLSELHQSFGQDIEEHHLHGLARSSKLLATLDERWGLASWPQVNPKSIRDKIYIILQREQKPMHFSDIAENIKNSDFRRKNVTTQAIHNELIKDKRFVLVGRGIYALNEWGFSKGTVADVIEKVLSEESPLHRDEIIQRVLKQRHVKPTTIILNLQGKEQFKRVAKATYALAE encoded by the coding sequence ATGGAGACAACCGCTACCCCTGCGCTCAACATCCAGCAAATTGCTGCCAACATCCTCGACACCATCGATAAAGAACGCGAACGAGAAATCATCACGCGACGCTTCGGCCTGCATGGTCGCAAGGAGACTCTAGAGGAGATAGGTAATCTGCTTGGCATCACCCGTGAACGCGTACGCCAGATCGAAAAACAGGCGCTCGATAAACTACAGCAGATCGAACACCCATATCGCGAAACCCTAGAGCAGCACTTTACTGCCGCTCTAGAAGCCCTGGGTAGAATTGCCCCCTTGCATGAAGTAAGCGCCCACTCAGGCACCGAGGATCACGCCCACGTCAACTTCTTGGCACACCTGATTCCAGAAGTAGCCGTCATCCCAGAAAACGATCATTTCTACCACAGTCTAGCTCTGAGTTCACACCACGACGTTAAAAGCGTTAAACAGCTCCACGATGAGTTAATTAAAACCGTCAAACAACACAAACAACCGCTCAGCCTGTCTGAACTGCACCAGAGCTTCGGCCAAGACATAGAGGAGCACCACCTCCACGGTCTAGCCCGCTCCAGTAAACTGCTGGCCACCCTAGATGAGCGCTGGGGGCTAGCCAGTTGGCCTCAGGTCAACCCGAAAAGCATTCGAGATAAAATCTATATTATACTGCAGCGCGAACAGAAGCCGATGCACTTTAGCGACATTGCTGAGAACATCAAGAACTCCGATTTTCGGCGTAAGAACGTGACCACCCAAGCCATCCATAACGAATTAATCAAGGACAAGCGTTTCGTCCTAGTCGGACGGGGAATTTATGCCTTAAACGAGTGGGGCTTCAGTAAAGGAACAGTAGCCGACGTGATCGAGAAGGTGCTGAGCGAAGAGTCACCACTACACCGAGATGAGATAATCCAGCGTGTTTTAAAACAACGCCATGTAAAACCGACGACAATTATACTAAACTTACAAGGGAAGGAGCAATTTAAGCGAGTGG